The genomic region TCACTACAAGCCCTTCCTCCCACACTCGCGCAGCATCCTAGCACTGCTCCCCCACAACTCCTCACCCTCTCTCGAGCCACCGCACTCAGTTCCGGCTTTCTCGTGCGTCTGCAGCCGCCGCACGTATCCATGCTTCGTCGTGCCTCCCCAACTGCAGCCCAGCCTTGTTGCGCCTCCCCAACCGTAGGTTGGATGGATTTGCCTCTGGAACTGTTAGAATTAATTTTCCAAAGGCTATGTTTGGATGATGTCATGAATTGTCGTGCCACATGCTGCTCTTGGCGAAAGGCCGCGGACGCCATATTTTCATCTCAACTTCCATTGATGCTCTCTCTTTCAACAGGAGGGTATGCCTACAATTTTGGAAGCTTATCCGCCCCATGGAGCAACCATGATTCCACTGTGCTCACTGAAAAATGGCCGCAAGAAATCGAGGGTAGCTATAATAGGGTTTACTCGGTGCAAGGTTGGTTGGTGTTCAATTTATTTCATTATGAGTCGGTCAAGGGCCAAACTTTCTCTGAGCTTTTATTCTTCAACCCGTTTTCTCGAGCCAGATTCAAGCTTCCAAAACTGTTCTTGTTTTCTGGAAAGCTGTTCTATCATCATGTTCGTGTTGCATTCAATTCTGCACCACCGGGGTCTGAGGAGTTCGTTGTTGCTTTCTTGTTTGTGTTTAGCAATCAAGAAAAAAAGTACTACTTAATGGGACCAGAAGATTTGAAACAAAGGCTAGCTATTATCAAATTCAAGCAAGGATCATGGATTGAATCCATTGAAAGCGATGAAATCTTCTATGATATTGAAGTTCATGGTGATAATAAGCTGTATGGTCTTACCGTCAAACATGGAACAAGTGTTGTGTTCGTGTTTACCCTGGATAATCATCGTGATGATCATGTCGTTGAACGATTGGTTATGCTAAATACCATAGAAGATACAGATGCTTTTGgcatatttattttttcttatgcATCCTTCAAACGAAGACATCAGATGGTAATGGACACTAGCACGGGGGAGTTGTTGCTAGTTCGTCATGAGCGAAGTTTCAGTTACGACACATCAATTCGTAcagaagggtttagggtttttaaaTTGGACAGAAGCAATCTTAAATGGTGTGAGGTTTTTGATATTGGTGATCGTTTCTTGTTCTGGGATTTCACCGAGGTGAGTCTTGTGTCCGCTAAGGAACTTAGAGTTGCAGAACGGTTTAAGAGGGGCAATTGCATATTTTTCTGCCATGCAAATGATCAGCGATATCGATCTAATGAATTTAAAGAATATGATGTGGGAGTCTTCTTCTTGGCTGATAGAACCATTAGCCATTTTCCAATGAGTTCTTCTTTGCCGATTTCACTCCGGAACATGTGGTTCAGCCCTGCtccttaattattttgataaaaattttattttttgattgcATTCTCTTATTATTCTTGTTATTATATTATGTGAAGAAATTAATGTAACAATTTATTTATCTGTTATTTGATCTTAATTTCAATTTGGTAAAAAATTTATTAGCATGAtgtttatttgatcttgagaaatagaagatcaataattaaaattaaaaaaaaatatttgcatAAAAATAATGGATATATGATATGTCTCTGTCAGTTAATTAAAGCAAACGATTCTAtaatctaaaataataaaaacaaaagatttGAATGAAAGCAtaagcatttttttttattaaagatagaGAAAACGAGatgcattttaaatttttaaaaccatTAAAATATCGGTTTATCAAATGTGATAAATTAATGTATTAAATTAGCATGTTGGTAATGAAAATAAAGTGAAAGAGTAACGcgaataataattataaattttaacatcaaatttaagttatttttagaacACCATTGCAAGAGTTGTGCCTGCATATCAGAAGTTTGCAGCTTGGAGCTGTGGCGTCATTTTTAGAAATGGCATGTGGGTCAGTGTTTTCATGTTTTGTCggagtttaattttaatggacAAGAGTAAATTATATTATTGTTCAATTAAATTTATTCATTGAGATAACATTTTAAGTGCATGATTTGgtaattagttatttttattgatacAATAATAGTAATTAGATGATTTTGAAGGATATTATTGAATACCTATTTGAGAAGTTTTCACTGCCAAAGAATTGCCTATTATCACTAATATTCttactttttatattaatatttaaaaggtAAAAacgatttttttatgttttaacaCATCAAATTCTTTCAATTCtaactaaattttatttaaaaaaattaagtaattttagTTTAGTCATAATCTTAATCCATGACATTTACAAATCAATTCAATTCCTATTTTAAAACTAAATCAATTTTAATTCAATTATATTCCAAACACATCTTTAAATGATGGAAATGTATAGGTAAACAATAAGAATActaaataatgtaaataatagatatatcggatgtttaaTTTAATAGGTATGCAGATAATTATGTTTAATGGGATGGTTAttccttttaatttaatttacttatgcatagttaataattagtggatgttcaattcattaagtGTGCGAATAGTTATTCTAATGTTAGAATTCATGGGATAATTTGAGAGTTGAGTGTTTTttaccttttttatttatttattaggccaattttaaaatttattgtttacaaaagtcattgtctacctaacaaatttaaaaaaacaaaaactcaTACNNNNNNNNNNNNNNNNNNNNNNNNNNNNNNNNNNNNNNNNNNNNNNNNNNNNNNNNNNNNNNNNNNNNNNNNNNNNNNNNNNNNNNNNNNNNNNNNNNNNNNNNNNNNNNNNNNNNNNNNNNNNNNNNNNNNNNNNNNNNNNNNNNNNNCGTTCTGGCCTCTTCGTGCGTCTGCAGCCACCGCCGTCACACGCGCTTCATCGCGCCTTCCCAACTGCAGCACGCAGCCCAGCCTCAGTGCGCCTCCAACCTAACATTTTATCCATCATCTTCCGATGGGTTGGATGGATTTGCCTTTGGAACTGTTGGAATTAATTTTCCAAAGGCTATGTTTGGATGATGCCATGAATGGTCGTGCAACATGCCGCTCTTGGCGAAAGGCCGCTGACGCCATATTTTCCTCTCAGCTTCCATTGATGCTCTCTCTTTCAACATCTACATCTTCGTACATAAAATCAGATAGCAACAACTTTGGAAGCTTATCCGCCCCATGGAGCAACCATGATTCCACTGTGTTCACTGAAACATGGCCGCAAGGAATCAACCGTACCGATAACAGGGTTCACTCGGTGCAGGGTTGGTTGATGTTCAATATATTTCATTATGTGAGCGACAAGAGCCAAACTTTCTCTGAGCTTTCATTCTTCAACCCGTTTTCTCGTGCCAGATTCAAGCTTCCAAAACTCTTCTTATTTTCTGGAAAGCCGGATTATCATCAAGTTCGTGTTGCATTCAATTCTGCACCACCGGGGTCTGAGGAGTTCGTTCTTGCTTTCTTGTGTGTGTTTAGCTATAAAACAAAAAGAGTTCATCAAACCAGAACATACGAAACAAGGCTAGCTTTTATCAAATTCAAGCAAGGATCATGGATTGAATTGGAAACCACTGAAACCGCTGAAATCTTCTATGATATTGAAGTTCATGGTGATAATAAACTGTATGGTCTTACCGTCAAACATAAAACAAGGGTTGTGTTCGTGTTTACCCTTAGAGATAATCATCGTGATGATCATGTCGTTGAACGATTGGTTATGCTAAATAACTTAGAATGTATTTTTCCTGGCAACTTTGTTGTTAATTATGAATTCTTCAGACGAAGTCATCAGATGGTAATGGACACTAGCACAGGGGAGTTGTTGCTAGTTCGTCATGATAGATGTGCATCAGATCTAAATGGATGTTATGATTCAATTTGTACCAAGGGCTTTCGTGTTTTTAAGTTGGACAGAAGCAATCTTAGATGGTGTGAGGTTTTTGACATTGGTAATCGTTTCTTGTTCTGGGATTACACCAAGGTGAGTCTTGTGTCAGCTAAGGGACTCAGACTTGCAGAACAGTTTAAGAGGGGAAATTGCATCTTTTTCTGCCATGCAAATACTCATCGGGAGCAGAAATATCCAATACCAGATATTCAAGATCGATTTCGAATTAAAGAACATGATATGGGTGTCTTCTTCTTGGCTGATAGAACCATTAGCCATTTTTCAATTAATTCTTCTTTGCCGTTTTCGCTTCTGAACATGTGGTTCAGTCCTGCTCCTTGGTTAGTTTGATAAGAAATTAGGCCACGCTTAGTTTGTATTTTCATTTTGAGAGTTGAGGAATGCAACTCTTcattagaatttattgttttttatcatcaattagttattaatattaaACGTGGGGATTAAAGTATACTGTTGAATTACTAAACTAAAGTAATTAGGTTGATAGCTAAAAGtgattactaaaaataataaattctgatcaTTCCTTAACATTTTCTGTTTAGAGTttctttattttagaattttatcgagaatgaaaacaaaaattttttttgacatAGCATaatgtttatttattttgatttattcttGCATTTATATAGACAACTAAATAAATCAGTCACCACATGTCTATCTGAACAATACAACTTTTAACTTGTTGCAATCTGAATGTAAATACACAAATTGTATTCCAACAAATTTATAGTTTGAATGCAACTAAACCACCAACCATATATATGTGAACACATAAAATCAGATGCATTTTAACATCATTAAAACGATGAGTTTCATCAAATGTGATAAGTTAGTCTCTAAATTCATCAAATGTTAACAAAGATGAATTTAGAGACTAATACAAATTACAATTATAAATTTAAGAGTTAAATTTGTGTCAAttgaaaatttataaataaatttaaattcaacatcaaattttagaGTCTCTAAATTAAGGAAATCAGGGACGGACCTAGAGGGGGGCGAGTAGTGGCCTCGGCCCCCCCAAAATTtttagaaactatatttatatatgagatatgtatttaaaaaaataaaaaatattatataatttagtatttttatatgtattattttttattatgtgatAGATTTATGTCTTAATTATTTAATTCACTAATATTTTTCACTTAACTAATTTAatatcatacttatatatatttgataaactttttgaaaaactaaCTCTAATAactatatgttaattatttttatggaatgaaaaaaaaatttatctaaaaTTCGGCCCCTCCATACtaaattttctggatccgtcctGAAGGAAATAAAGACTAACTTGAACATTTAACATTGATTGTGGATGCCTGTTCATGCCTTGCACTTCTCTAATGTAGTGATAGTGTTTGTTTTGTACAAACTTCTATAGTAATACATGCATTGAAAAAGTTTTACGATAGTGTAATTTTTTCGAAATAAAGATATTAAAGGCAGTTATAATTTTTTCGAAATAAAGATACTAAATGATATTAgattaaatcaaaataaattagTACCGTACAAATCAATTATTTGCATACAATTAAATTAGATTGAAAAGTATAAATTAAATCAATATCTCCAAATCGTTTAAAATTATATCATTTTTACAATTCGAATAAATTCAAAATGTACTACAAAATGTAGTCTTATTTCGTTGACAATACAAATGATAGATGTAAATATATTCCACTCACTCTAAGTTGGTATATACAGTAAAACTCGTATATAAATTGTTGGACCCCTTCTACGGTTTATGCATATTTTCCATCCTTACGGAAACCGTAAAACCCCTACCACGATTTCTTCTCAAATGCTTCATCAACGTAAACCGTAAACCCCTCTAGCGGTCTACGTGTATTTTAAATCCGTAGGACTCTTCCACGGTTTAGGTAGATttgtaaaaactaaaaagttaCATTTTCGTATTCAAATTGCAAAAGTTGCATTTCCGTAATTTTAGaagtcaaatattttattttcataaattatttatgagatttacaattcaatttaatttctattttaaaattaaatcaattttatttcaattatattTCAAACACATTTTTAAATaatgggtaaagtatactttttgtccctgaagtttgacaaaagtttcaaaaatactcctaagttttattttatttcaattttgtcccaaaagttttcgatttgcatcaaatatatcatcgacagctaaatttttaaaaaatttaagaccaatttaacaataatgcatgaaaattatgcttgatttgtttgtgttgaggggttgttcttatgaaattgttgttgaattggtcttaaattttttgaaaaattagccgtcaagggtatatttgatgcaaatcgaaaacttttgggacaaaattgaaacaaaataaaacttatgagtatttttgaaaattttatcaaacttcagggacaaaaaatatactttacccttaaataatttaacatatttaattaaaaagtagAAATTCCCTTTCAATTGTGAAGTTTATATTTAGTGTTTGTTTGGCGGCATtgttttgttaaaaaatatattttttattttttagtatgtttggtaaatttctagtagtaaaagtaaaaatactagaaaaattagaaaaacattttttgagaagctgtaatttatattttttttaaagatcttttttcttaaaaaaaaagatgttttttattcaataaataaacaaaaaaatatttttatattgttatcccaaacataattgatagataaaaaaaattttttaaatgagaTAACTAAACATAAAGTTACTTTTATTTCtccataaaatcttttaaaaaaataactcaaaaaaatattttttttagaaactcATCCAAACAAACCCTTAAAAACAAGTGAGTCACCTTGGCTAAATCATTAACCTAACATTTTATCCATCATCTTCCGATGGGTTGGATGGATTTGCCTCTGGAATTGTTGCAATTAATTTTTCAAAGACTGTCTCTGATGGATGATATCACAGAATGTCGTGCCACATGTCGCTCGTGGCGAAAGGCCGCTGACGCCGTATTTTCATCTCAGCTTCCATTGATGCTCTCTCTTTCAACAGGAGGGTATGCCAACAACTTTGGAAGCTTATCCGCCCCATGGAGCAACCATGATTCCACTGTGCTCACTGAAAAATGGCCGCAAGAAATCGACCGTACCTATAATAGGGTTTACTCGGTGCAAGGTTGGTTGGTGTTCAATATATTTCATTATGAGTGGTTCAAGGACCAAACTTTCTCTGAGCTTTCATTCTTCAACCCGTTTTCTCGAGCCAGATTCAAGCTTCCAAAACTGTTCTTGTTTTCTGGAGGGCCGTGTTATTATCAACTTCGTGTTGCATTCAATTCTGCACCACCGGGGTCTGAAGAGTTCGTTGTTGCTTTCTTGTTTGTGTTTAGCTATCAAGAAAAAGTGAACAACTTAATCGGACCAGAAGATACGAAGCAAAGGCTAGCTTTTATCAAATTCAAGCAAGGATCATGGATTGAATCCATTGAAAGCGATGAAATCTTTTATGATATTCAAGTTCATGATGATAATAAACTGTATGGTCTTACCTTCAAACATCAAACAAGCGTTGTGTTCGTGTTTACCCTTAGAGATAATCATCGTGATAATCATGTCGTTGAACGATTGGTTATGCTAAATACCATACAAGATATAGATCCTGTTGGAAGATTTATTTTTTCTCATGCATCCTTCAAACCAAGTCATCAGATGGTAATGGACACTAGCACGGGGGAGTTGTTGCTAGTTCGTCATGAGCGAAGTAGCAGTTACGACACATCAGTTCGTACGGAAGGGTTTAGTGTTTTTAAATTGGACAGAAGCAATCTTAAATGGCGTGAGGTTTTTGATATTGGTGATCGTTTCTTGTTATGGGATTTTACCGAGGTGAGTCTTGTGTCTGCTAAGGGACTCAGAGTTGCAGAACGGTTTAAGAGGGGCAATTGCATATTTTTCTGCCATGCAAATACTCATCGGGAGCAGAAATATCCAATACCAGATATTCAAGATCGATTTCGATTTAAAGAACATGATATGGGTGTCTTCTTCTTGGCTGATAGAACCATTAGCTATTTTTCAATTAGTTCTTCTTTACCGTTTTCGCTTCTGAACATGTGGTTCAGTCCTGCTCCTTAGTTAGTTTAATAAGAAACTAGGCCACGCTTAGTTTGTATTTTCATTTTGAGAATTGAGAAATGTTACTCATcattagaatttattgtttttttttatcatcaattagttattaatatgAAACCTGAGAATTAAAGTATATTATTTAAACCTTTGTGCCGGGCTCTACCCTAATGTTGTTCAGTGCAAAAGAAGAGGAAAACGGACGGCGTTCTATACGAAAGAAGTTGGGAAGGTTGACATCCATCCAGCTTCTGTCAATGCCGGGGTTCATCTCTTCCCTTTGCCTTACATGGTATACAGTGAAAAGGTGAAAACCACCAGTATCTATGTTAGAGACTCTACCAACATTTCAGATTATACCCTGCTTTTGTTTGGTGGTAATCTTGTCCCTGGCAAAAATGGCGAGGGCATTGAGATGCTTGGAGGTTACCTTCATTTCTCTGCCTCAAAGAGTGTCATTGACTTGATAAGGGTAATGTCCCTCAATCTTGTTCCAGCATATTTCTGATGGTTTAGAAAAATTAAGATTATACACATTAATTTTTTGGTGACCATTCACATGTAGTTATCTTCTTGTGAAGACCATAAGTAAGAACCATTTGACAGTTCTCAATTATCATTTTCACATAAAGACAATTTTATGCGAGTGATCATCtcattttatcaaaaaatttaagaaaacacAACTTGTTACGATTAATTCGCTACGGGATTTGCAGAAATTACGTGGAGAGCTTGACAAGCTTCTGAACAGAAAAATTGAAGAACCAGGATTGGACATTACTGCAGAAGGAAAGGGAGTGGTTGCTGCTGCTGTTGAGTTGCTTCACAGTCAAACCATTCGCTGATTTCTTTTTTTCATTCACAAGGGTTTGTTCTTCAGCTGAGTCCTGCCATTCATTAGTAATAGTATTATATAGATTTCTTATGATTTTGCTAGCAGCTATTTTCAATCACTTATATGGAATGTACATGTGTTATATCTGTTTTGTCTTGTTTAGGATGGAAATACTAATGTTAGACAACAAAAGTAGAAAAGGGACCGATTTTAACATTGTATTCTTACCAACATAGGAGGAAAAAAAGGGTTAGCAGTAGCATTATTTGTCTGGTGCGTGCGAGGGAGAATGCCATGTGGGTCAGTGTTTTC from Arachis ipaensis cultivar K30076 chromosome B02, Araip1.1, whole genome shotgun sequence harbors:
- the LOC107628029 gene encoding probable F-box protein At4g22060, producing the protein MLRRASPTAAQPCCASPTVGWMDLPLELLELIFQRLCLDDVMNCRATCCSWRKAADAIFSSQLPLMLSLSTGGYAYNFGSLSAPWSNHDSTVLTEKWPQEIEGSYNRVYSVQGWLVFNLFHYESVKGQTFSELLFFNPFSRARFKLPKLFLFSGKLFYHHVRVAFNSAPPGSEEFVVAFLFVFSNQEKKYYLMGPEDLKQRLAIIKFKQGSWIESIESDEIFYDIEVHGDNKLYGLTVKHGTSVVFVFTLDNHRDDHVVERLVMLNTIEDTDAFGIFIFSYASFKRRHQMVMDTSTGELLLVRHERSFSYDTSIRTEGFRVFKLDRSNLKWCEVFDIGDRFLFWDFTEVSLVSAKELRVAERFKRGNCIFFCHANDQRYRSNEFKEYDVGVFFLADRTISHFPMSSSLPISLRNMWFSPAP
- the LOC107628030 gene encoding F-box/kelch-repeat protein At1g57790-like; protein product: MGWMDLPLELLELIFQRLCLDDAMNGRATCRSWRKAADAIFSSQLPLMLSLSTSTSSYIKSDSNNFGSLSAPWSNHDSTVFTETWPQGINRTDNRVHSVQGWLMFNIFHYVSDKSQTFSELSFFNPFSRARFKLPKLFLFSGKPDYHQVRVAFNSAPPGSEEFVLAFLCVFSYKTKRVHQTRTYETRLAFIKFKQGSWIELETTETAEIFYDIEVHGDNKLYGLTVKHKTRVVFVFTLRDNHRDDHVVERLVMLNNLECIFPGNFVVNYEFFRRSHQMVMDTSTGELLLVRHDRCASDLNGCYDSICTKGFRVFKLDRSNLRWCEVFDIGNRFLFWDYTKVSLVSAKGLRLAEQFKRGNCIFFCHANTHREQKYPIPDIQDRFRIKEHDMGVFFLADRTISHFSINSSLPFSLLNMWFSPAPWLV
- the LOC107626334 gene encoding DExH-box ATP-dependent RNA helicase DExH1-like, translated to MVYSEKVKTTSIYVRDSTNISDYTLLLFGGNLVPGKNGEGIEMLGGYLHFSASKSVIDLIRKLRGELDKLLNRKIEEPGLDITAEGKGVVAAAVELLHSQTIR